GGCTTTTTCAAAGGACGCATCGGTGTCTCCCAGCTTGGATTAATCGATCAGCCAAGACGGCCGCTCGTGGGGTCCATCGATTGCAAGGTCGATGCCAATGCGCGATGTGGCGTTAGCCTTTGATTTTGTTGGGATTAGTCAGTATCGCGAGCAGCCCAAGTCCGGGTTCCCGGAAAGCGAGACGCCCGGCGTCCGGTTCTCTGGAGACTGGAATGGGTTCGCGAGCAAACCGCCGAACAAACAAAACGCGGCCGCGCAACCGATCACCGAGATCGATCGCACCGCCGCGTGGCAGCTCGCAACGAGATAAGCGGCGCTAGGCCAAATGTCTCAAACCACGCCCGCCACGCCCGCGTCGTGCGCTTGCTGATCGGCGTGATAGCTCGAGCGCACCATCGCGCCCACGGCGGCGTGCGTGAAGCCCATCTTGTAGGCCTCTTCCTCGTACATCTTGAACGTATCCGGATGCACGTAGGCGCGCACCGGCAAATGATGCTCGGACGGCTGCAAGTACTGGCCGATCGTCAGCATGTCGACGTCGTGCGCGCGCAGATCACGCATCACCTGCAGAATCTCTTCCTCGGTCTCGCCCAGGCCCACCATGAGGCCCGACTTCGTCGGCACGTCGGGATGCAGTGCCTTGAAGTCCTTGAGCAGCTTCAGCGAATGCGCATAGTCCGAACCCGGGCGCGCTTCCTTGTACAGGCGCGGCACCGTTTCGAGGTTGTGGTTCATGACGTCGGGCGGCGCGGCATTCAGAATCGCCAGCGCCCGGTCGAGCCGGCCGCGGAAGTCCGGCGTCAGAATCTCGATGCGCGTTTCGGGCGAATGCTCGCGCACCTGCTTGATACATTCGACGAAATGGCCCGCGCCGCCGTCGCGCAAATCGTCGCGGTCGACGCTCGTGATCACGACGTACTTGAGCTTGAGCGCACCGATCGTGCGGGCGAGGTTCAACGGCTCGTCCACGTCGAGCGGATCGGGGCGGCCGTGGCCGACGTCGCAAAACGGGCAGCGGCGCGTGCACTTGTCGCCCATGATCATGAACGTGGCCGTGCCCTTGCCGAAGCACTCGCCGATGTTCGGGCAGCTCGCCTCTTCGCAGACGGTATGCAGGTTGTGCTCGCGCAGAATCTGCTTGATCTCCGAGAATCGCGAATTGCCCGTCGCCGCCCTCACGCGAATCCACTCGGGCTTTTTCAGCTTCTCGATCGGCACGATCTTGATCGGGATGCGCGCCGTCTTCGCCTGCGCCTTTTGCTTGGCGGTGGCGTCGTACGACGCGGGAGTGGCTTGCGGCGCTTCGAGGGCGCCGCTCGGGTCAAGGGTAACGTCAGTCATTCGGTGATCCAGTCGATGAGCGATGCGCAAGCGCGCCGTCGAGATTCGCGGCAACCCGTGCCGCCAGGGTTTCGGCTACTTCGTTCCAGCCGGCGGCGACGCCGAGCGTCGCCATGTCGACCGTCTCCAGCCCCGCGTAGCCGCATGGGTTGATCGCGAGGAAGGGCCGCAAGTCCATCTCCACGTTCAAACTCACGCCGTGGTAGCTGCATCCGTTGCGGATCTTCAGGCCGAGCGCGGCAATCTTCGCGCCTTCGTGCGCGAGTTCGCCGTGCCCCGGCCCCACGTAGATGCCAGGTGCGCCGGCCCGGCGCACGCCGACGAGATTATACGCTGCGAGGGTATCGATCACGGCTTGCTCGATCAGCGTCACGAGTTCGCGTACCATCAGCTTGCGCCGGCGCAAATCGAGCAACAGGTAGGCGACGACCTGCCCCGGCCCGTGATACGTGATTTGCCCGCCTCGATCGACTTTGACGAGTGGAATAGCCGGGTCGGCTGCCAGCAAATGGGCGGGATTGCCGGCCTGGCCGAGCGTGAAGACGGGCGGGTGCTCGACGAGCCAGATTTCGTCGGGCGTTTCAGAGGTACGCGCCTCGGTGAAGGCGCGCATGGTGTCGAAGCTGACGTCGTACGCCTCGCGGCCGCGCCAGCGAACGATCGGCTGGGAGCAACCCGCTGTCGCGTCGAGCACGGCGCCGCCGCTTGGTACCGCGTCCGGCGACGCCGCGCTCGATGCGCAAGACGGCAGCGTAGCAACGGGCGAAGAAAACGCGGACGAAAAAGACGATGCGGCGCACATGATTGCCGCAGTTTACCGGAATCGGCACCGGCTCGCCCGCGCCGGCCCGGATTGCTTGCGCTGAATCAACCCCCCTTCAAGCCTGCCGCGCGCGCCGCGTCCGCATCAAACCGTGCACCAGCCGCTCACGCGCGCTGCCCACCAATCGCCCAGCGCCTTGAACAGATCGGTCAGCACCGCTGCGCGCGGCAACGGCGCGACGAACGCGACGCACGCCGCCCGGTGCCCTTCGGTGCTGAGCCAGAGGCGCTCGCCTGGCCGCAGACGCAGCGAGCGGCCAGGCGCGAGCCAATAGTCCTCGACGTCGTTGCTGCGCGTGACCCATACGGGCGCGCCATGCACGGACAAACGCGTGCTGTGCGCGATCATCATCGGCACGGTTTCGCCAGGTGCGATTTCGAGCGTGATACTTGAGGAAATTTGTCGCATGATCGACTCACAAAAAAGTTGCTCCGTGACTAGAATCCTAGACGTGGCAAGCCATTCGGCAAAACGATCAATTCTCACGCTTATGTGAGAAAAATTAACAAGCAGGATGATCCGTGGATTTGCGACAACTGCCCGCGCTCAATGCGCTGAAGACGTTCGAAGCCGCTGCGCGCCACGAAAGCTTCTCGCGCGCGGCCGACGAGCTGTTCGTCACGCACGGCGCCGTCAGCCATCAGATCCGAGCGCTCGAAGACGAACTCGGCACGCCGTTGTTTTTACGCGAAGGCAAACGGGTCCGGCTGACCGACACCGGCTGCCGCTATGCGAAGGACGTGCGCGCCGCGCTGATGACGCTCGCCGACGCCACGCGCGAGGTGCGCGAGGGCCAGCGCGCGCGGCGGCTCGTCGTGTCGTCGATGTCCTCGTTCTCGGCGCGCTGGATCACGCCGCGCATCGGCCGCTTCATCGAGCGCCACCCGGAGATCGATCTGGAGCTGTTATCGACGAACGCCTTGACGGACTTCACGCGCGACGATGTCGACGTCGGTATCCGTTTCGGTCCGGGCCGCTACCCCGATCTTCACGTCGAGCCGCTACTCGACGAAATAGCGTTCCCCGTCTGCGCGCCGACGTTCGCCGGTGGCGCATTGCCGAAGACGCCGGCCGAACTGGCGGCGTCGCCGCGGCTACTGCGATCGGACGATCAAATGTGGCGCACCTGGTTCGAAGCGGCCGGGCTCAGCGGCGTCCCCGAGCCGCGGCGCGGCGTGCTGTATCAGGATTCGTCGAATCTGTTGCAAGCGGCGATCGACGGGCAAGGCATCGCGCTCATCCGCCGCTCGATCGCGACACACGAGCTCGCCGCGGGGCACCTCGTACGCCTGTTCGAGATCGACGCGCCGAACGCGTCGTCCTACTGGTTCGTCTGCCCGCCGCCGCTGTTCGCGAGCGCGCGGGTGCAGGCATTCCGCACGTGGTTGTTGGAGGAAGTGGAGCGCTTTCGCGCTCAGTTCACAGCACGACCTTCACCATCGGATGCCCGGTGAGGGCCCGATAGATGTCGTCGAGCTGCGCACGGCTTTGCGCCCGAACGGTCACGGTCAAGCCGATGTAGTTGCCGCCGCTCGAAGGCCGCGTCTCGATGCGCGCCGCGTCGAAGCTCGCATCGAACTGCCGCACGACGGACACGATCGTCTCGGCGAAATCGGGGTGCGCCTTGCCCATGACCTTGATCGGAAAGTCGCAAGGAAAGTCGATTAAGGACTCGTTCACGGGGCTCATGGTCACACCTTTCGTCACTTCTTCTTGCCGAACATGAGCAAGAGCGAATCCCAGACGCGCCCGCCGATGCCCGCTTGCGGCACCGCCTGCAGCGCGACGACAGGGAATTGCGTCAGCGTCTTGCCGTCGGCGACGATCTGCACCGTTCCGACCTGCTGGCCGTTCGCGAGCGGCGCGACGAGCGGCTCGTTCAGCACGAACTGCGGCTTGATCTTGTCGCCCATGCCGCGCGGCACGGTGATGTACTGATCGCGCTTCACGCCCACCTGCACCGTGTTCGCCATGCCCTTGTAGACGCGCGGCGTCTGCACGGGCTGGTTCGCCTTGAACAGGCGCACCGTGTCGTAAGCCGAGTAGCCGTAGTTCAGCATCTTCATGCTGTCCTGCACGCGCTCATGCTCTTTGTCCTCGCCCATCATCACGCTGACGAGGCGGCGCGAGGCATCGGACGCACCCGGCAGCGGACGCTTGGCCGAAGCGATCAGGCAGTAGCCCGCCGCTTC
The sequence above is a segment of the Trinickia acidisoli genome. Coding sequences within it:
- the lipA gene encoding lipoyl synthase; translation: MTDVTLDPSGALEAPQATPASYDATAKQKAQAKTARIPIKIVPIEKLKKPEWIRVRAATGNSRFSEIKQILREHNLHTVCEEASCPNIGECFGKGTATFMIMGDKCTRRCPFCDVGHGRPDPLDVDEPLNLARTIGALKLKYVVITSVDRDDLRDGGAGHFVECIKQVREHSPETRIEILTPDFRGRLDRALAILNAAPPDVMNHNLETVPRLYKEARPGSDYAHSLKLLKDFKALHPDVPTKSGLMVGLGETEEEILQVMRDLRAHDVDMLTIGQYLQPSEHHLPVRAYVHPDTFKMYEEEAYKMGFTHAAVGAMVRSSYHADQQAHDAGVAGVV
- the lipB gene encoding lipoyl(octanoyl) transferase LipB, which gives rise to MVRWRGREAYDVSFDTMRAFTEARTSETPDEIWLVEHPPVFTLGQAGNPAHLLAADPAIPLVKVDRGGQITYHGPGQVVAYLLLDLRRRKLMVRELVTLIEQAVIDTLAAYNLVGVRRAGAPGIYVGPGHGELAHEGAKIAALGLKIRNGCSYHGVSLNVEMDLRPFLAINPCGYAGLETVDMATLGVAAGWNEVAETLAARVAANLDGALAHRSSTGSPND
- a CDS encoding DUF2917 domain-containing protein, which encodes MRQISSSITLEIAPGETVPMMIAHSTRLSVHGAPVWVTRSNDVEDYWLAPGRSLRLRPGERLWLSTEGHRAACVAFVAPLPRAAVLTDLFKALGDWWAARVSGWCTV
- a CDS encoding transcriptional regulator GcvA, whose amino-acid sequence is MDLRQLPALNALKTFEAAARHESFSRAADELFVTHGAVSHQIRALEDELGTPLFLREGKRVRLTDTGCRYAKDVRAALMTLADATREVREGQRARRLVVSSMSSFSARWITPRIGRFIERHPEIDLELLSTNALTDFTRDDVDVGIRFGPGRYPDLHVEPLLDEIAFPVCAPTFAGGALPKTPAELAASPRLLRSDDQMWRTWFEAAGLSGVPEPRRGVLYQDSSNLLQAAIDGQGIALIRRSIATHELAAGHLVRLFEIDAPNASSYWFVCPPPLFASARVQAFRTWLLEEVERFRAQFTARPSPSDAR
- a CDS encoding DUF493 family protein, which encodes MSPVNESLIDFPCDFPIKVMGKAHPDFAETIVSVVRQFDASFDAARIETRPSSGGNYIGLTVTVRAQSRAQLDDIYRALTGHPMVKVVL